In Candidatus Thermoplasmatota archaeon, the sequence CCGATCTATTACCATGACTGCCTTTTCCATTCAAAGACCTCCTTTGCACTCATTGTCGAACTTCACGTTGTAGTCCTTCGGGTGATGCTTTCATTCGTTACTGCGGTTGCCGTAATCCATCCACGGTTTTATCTGTTTCGTTGACCGGTTGACGGTCGGACGCACAACCGCTTCTCTTTTTGTTGTGTTTTCGTTCGTCCCGAGACGATATTGGACATCCCTGATCACTTGCCAAGGAGACTCTGGACCTCCTTGCCCTTCTCGATCTCGGTGACCTTGACCTTGAACGGCGCCTTTTTCTTCAGCGCCTCCCTCGCGAACCTCTGGCAGTTCGGGTACGTGCAGGGGGAGCATTTCTCGTCCTTGCAAGACAGTTCGATCAGCACGAGCCTCTCCCTTGTGTCATGGGGCTTTGCAATAGGCTTCTTGATCTCGAACATCTTCGTCATGCGGGTCTCGAACGGCATCTTCTTGGGTACAGTCCTGACGAACCGCTGGCAGCTCGGGTACGTGCACGGAGAGCACTTCCGGTCCCTGCATGATAATTCGACCAGGAGGTATCTTTCCTCACCTTTTGGCGCTTTATGTTCTTGTGCTTTCATTTCTCTCATCCTTCCCTTTCTTCATTCGAGCGCGTCTGCGATGACCACGCTCAGGTCCTTGACTGGAATGTCGATCTGTTCCTTGGGCACCTGGGTCTTGAACTCCAGGGTGCAGTTCAGGTGTATGAGGCACTTGTAACAGCCCGTCACGAGGCATTCGGCGCCTGTCTTCTTGGCCTCCCTAAGCTTGTCGATCTGCAACTTCCTGGATGTCTCGTCGCAGGTCGCCCATGCACTCACGCCGCAACATAGGGCCTTGTCCCTCGTGTTCTCCATCTCGACTACTTGAGCATCCGCGCCCTTGAGGGCGTTCCTCGGCGGGTCGTATATGCCGAGGTGCCTTCCCAGCCTGCACGAATCCTGGAAAGTGACCTTCTTGGCGCCCTTCTTGAACTTGAGTTTCCCCTCCTGGATGAGGTCGTAGACTAACTCGGATATGTGAACGATCTCGAAGTCGAAGTCGCCCATCAGGTCCTGGTAGTCCATGTTGAAGGTCCGCATGCACTCGGGGCACGAGAACACGACCTTCTTGGCCCCGGACGCCTTGATCAGCTCTACGTTCTTCTTCATCAGCTTCTGGAGATTCGCCTCGTCCCCCGTCCAGTTCAGGTCATGCCCGCAGCATACCTCGTTGTTGCTGACGACCGGGACGATTCCGCCCCTGTTCATGATCTTCACCGCCGCTCGCGGTATCGCTGACAAGTTGAGGTTCTTCCGCTCTTTGAATATCGAATCGTAATATGACACGCAGCCAGTGAAGTAGAAGATATCTCCCTTCTCGGCAATCTTGAGTTCGGGTATCATCCAGTCCAGCCTGTTCTGCTTCAGGTTGCTGACGGCCTGGATCCTCATGACGGACTGCATCAGTCCGCCCTGGGAGCACACCGGCACGTTGTTGAACTCGACCGCTTCGTTCCTCATGCCTCTTATGAAGCCGGAGTAGTCGACCTTGTACGGACACATCGAGTTGCACTGCTCGCATGTGACGCAGGTCCAGACGTCCTTGTTGGTCTGGACGTTCTCCACGAGCCCCTCGCTCGCCTTGAGGACGACGGTCCTGGGAGCGAAGTCGGGGTTGTACTTTGCAACCGGGCACACGGTGGTGCACTTCCCGCACTCCACGCAGTCGAACGCGCCAGTGTCCTCGATGATCTGGTTCATCTTCTCCTTCAGATTCCCTGGGTTGCCCTTCTTCTTGGGGGACGCCTTGGGGAGCGGGTTCGGACCGAGCTTCCTGATCTGCTCCGTGAACTCCTTCATGGTGCTGGCGAACTTCTGCCCCTCGGAGGCGGATATCCACTCGAGCCTCATCCGGTCCCTGCCGAGCCCTAGTTTGTCGAGGACCTCGGCCGTCATCGCCATCCTCTTCTCGGCCTCCTCGTTCCCGGAGATGTAGTGGCAGTCGCCTATGTGGCAGCCGGCCACGAGGACGCCGTCGGCCCCGAGCTCCAGGGCCTTGAATATGAAGTACGGTTCGACCCTTCCCGAGCACATGACCCTGATGATCCTGGCGTTCGGCGGATACTGCATCCTAGACACCCCCGCCAGGTCCGCGCCAGCGTACGAGCACCAGTTGCAGCAGAAGGCGACGATGCTCGGTTCGAACTTCGCGTCCGTCATGTCCCCGCCTCCTCCTTCTCAAGGTCCTTCTTGAGGCACGCCTCGATCATGGTCAGTATCTGCTCGGTCTTGAAATGCTTCGGGCTGATTGCTCTCGCACAGCATTCGACCGCGCACGAGCCACACCCTTTGCAAAGCGCTTCGTTGATCCTTGACTTGAAGATTCCCGGGGAGACCTCGACGATGCTGGGCGCGCCGTACTCGCAGATCTCCTCGCACCGGCCGCACGTGATGCACTTGTCCTCATCGACGACGCTCACGACGCCATCGGCCTCGATGAACTCCTTGGACAGGACGGTGTTGACCCTCGCCGCTGCTGCCAGCGCCTGCGATATGCTCTCGCCTATCAGCCTGGGAGAGTGCGCGAGCCCGCACAGGAATATCCCGTCCGTCGCGAAGTCAACGGGCCTGAGCTTCATGTGTGCCTCCAGGAAGTACCCTTCCTTGTTCAGGGGCACCTTGAGCAGCTTCGCCAGGTCCTTGTTGTCCGGGTTCGGGTGCGTCGCCGCGTTCAGGACCAGGTAGTCGGCGACTATCTTGACGCCCTGCTCTATGAACTGCTCCGTCACCTCGACCTCCAGCTGGTCGCCCTTCGCGGTGACCTTCGGGGGCGACTCGGGATCGTACCTCAGGAATGTGACGCCCAGCCGTGCGGCCTCGTTGTAGTGCTCCTCCCTGAACCCGTAGGTCCTGATGTCCCTGTAGAGGATGTACACGCTGGTGTCCGGGTGATCCTGCTTGATCTTGATCGCGTTCGCCATGGCCGTTGAGCAGCATAGACGGGAACAGTTCGGGTGCTCCTCGTTCCTCGAACCGATGCACTGGATGATGACGACGCTCTTCGCCTTCAGCTTCCCGTGGGCAAGCATCGTCCCCAGCTCGGTCTGCTTGATGACCCTCTTGTGTTTGCCGTGGAGGTACTCCGTCGGCTCGTACTCAATGGCCCCGCTGGCGACGACTATCGCGCCGTGCTTGATCTTCTCGCCGCTCTTGAGTGTGGATTCGAAGTTGCCGATGTATCCCTTGAGCTCGGCTACGTTGTCGTTGAGATGGATTTTGACGTTCTCGTTCTCCTGGATCTCCTTCTTCAGGCGCTTGAGCAGGTCCTGCGGATCGATCCCGG encodes:
- a CDS encoding hydrogenase iron-sulfur subunit, translated to MTDAKFEPSIVAFCCNWCSYAGADLAGVSRMQYPPNARIIRVMCSGRVEPYFIFKALELGADGVLVAGCHIGDCHYISGNEEAEKRMAMTAEVLDKLGLGRDRMRLEWISASEGQKFASTMKEFTEQIRKLGPNPLPKASPKKKGNPGNLKEKMNQIIEDTGAFDCVECGKCTTVCPVAKYNPDFAPRTVVLKASEGLVENVQTNKDVWTCVTCEQCNSMCPYKVDYSGFIRGMRNEAVEFNNVPVCSQGGLMQSVMRIQAVSNLKQNRLDWMIPELKIAEKGDIFYFTGCVSYYDSIFKERKNLNLSAIPRAAVKIMNRGGIVPVVSNNEVCCGHDLNWTGDEANLQKLMKKNVELIKASGAKKVVFSCPECMRTFNMDYQDLMGDFDFEIVHISELVYDLIQEGKLKFKKGAKKVTFQDSCRLGRHLGIYDPPRNALKGADAQVVEMENTRDKALCCGVSAWATCDETSRKLQIDKLREAKKTGAECLVTGCYKCLIHLNCTLEFKTQVPKEQIDIPVKDLSVVIADALE